TTATTGACAAAAAGAAAGTTAAAAAATTTATGGAATCTCCAAAAGAATATGGAAAGCCCTGGTTTGGACAGCTCATGGCAGGTCCCCAGCTTTTAGCTTACTTTATACAGCTAAATTACTGGATGGAAAAATATCATCTTTCCATATAAAAAATGGCTTGAAAAGTCTTTTATTTTTGACTTTTCAAGCCATTTTCCAATTCATGTAACAAAATATTTCAGAATTTCTGCACATCATTGTCCGGAAACTTTCTCCGGTATACCGCACATACCAGCACCGCGATCAGTGTTCCTGTGACCATTCCGGCAAGAACGTCCGTCGGATAATGAACCCCGACATAAAGCCTTGAGAACATGATCAGGAATGCGAGGAGCAGAGCCGGTACTCCGATCTTTCGCGGACATGTGAGAAAAATAACAACTGCTGCCGCAAACGAACTGCCGGTATGACCAGATGGAAATGACAGATCCTTCTGCGCTTCTATGATACGCTGCAATCCATCCACTGCCTCATAAGGTCTTGTTCTGGCAACCAGATTTTTGAGAATAAGGTTATTAATGATCAAAGATCCAATCAGTGAACACGTCATAAGCAGCCCGGTCTTTCGCATCTTTTTTAAAAGCAGAAACAAAACTGTGAGTGCGATCCAGATCCATCCGGCGTCTCCCAAATGTGTGATAAATTTCATCACAGGTGTCAGCATATCATTTCTCACATGCTCCTGTATCCATAATAAAATATTGCCATCTAAATGTAACAAAGCATCCATCTTATGTATTACCCCATTTTTTTACATTTTTACGAATATTTTACTTTTCTACTGTGGTCCCGTCAATACTTTATTGAGCAGATCAGCAAGCGGCACCATTGCATTTTTTGCTTCTTCGAGTGTATTCGTCTGTGCCCCAACCTCAATCAGGAGCGTTTTCGGGCAATAGTGCATATTGTAGCGGTACCCTTTCAGGTAAATTCTTCTGGTAAATCCCGGATAATATTCCGCCGCCTTTAGCTGCATCTGAAACGATACCGCCAGATTATCTGCGATATAAGGATTATACAGATATTCGATATCACCTGTTTTCGTCGTACGGCTTAACCCATTAAAAAACATCACCTGTGCCATCTGCACACCGTTTTGTTCTGTCACCAGCCTTGTATTGTCCCCAACGCCGTCACGATGCAGATCGATCACAACCTCAATACTCTGATTCTCCGCTAAAATCTGTTCTAACGCAGGCCCCGCTTTTGCATAAGCATGATCTCTGTCTCCGACATCATACTGCCCCGTGTGGTGGATAACAGAAAAACCATATTTTTGTGTCAGAAGCTCTGTCAGATAATCTCCGACACCCACCACCGTCATGGAAGCATCACCAGGGACAGAATCTGCATATCCTTCCTGTGAATGTGTGTGATAGATCAGAATCTGCGGTGTGGATGCATCATGGCTTAAACGCACATCCTTTCCAAGCAGGGCATCTGCATTAAGCTGTGTGCTCCCGATTGTTGTCGTATTATCTACCTGATAAAAATTCTGGATCAGATAATCAAAATCATCCAGCTTTTCCCTGGCAAACGTGACCACTTTACCATCTGCCACTGCTGCCGCTTCTTTACTGTCTGTATCTTTCAAAGTCTGATCTTGTGCCATGTCTTGTTCTTCCACATTCTCTTTTGTATTCTCAACCTCTTTTTCATCATCTGGCAGGCTCGTACCATCTGCGCTTCCGACAGATGGTATCACTTTCCCAGTCTTTTCATCCACATAGTTTTCATCTGCAGCCTCCCGCGCTAAGATTGTCTCATAAGACAGATCACTCTCGATCTGGGTTTTATATGATTCACTTTCTGTATTGACATCCTCCTCCGAAAAAAGTACACCGATCACTTTTTCCACCAAAGACCACTCATTTTCATCCTTTATGCTGTATGACAGGCCGGGAAGATAAAATTCAAGTACTTTTTCACAACAGCTTTCTGCCCCCTCCTCTCCCAGTTTTGTCAGAAAGGATTTATCTGTCTGTATCAGCAGCGCAATGAAAGCCGATAACAATATCCATAGCCAGACGGCTGCTTTTATTTTTTTCTTTTTTAAAGACCGATAACGATAAGCATACATACTACACTGTATGCTCTTTCAATTTTCATTATGTCAGTATCCCATCCATTTATACCGGCAGCATTTCACCCATAAATGCGATATTGATGCCCTCAGAGATCGTGAAACTTAATCTTTTCACTGACTCATCGATATCTTTTGGTGTCACAAACATCGCATTTAAATTCGGTGAGAGCAGTTCCCTGATCAATTCATATTTTTCCCCATCATTCAGTTCCTTTAACGAATCTCCCAGCTTATCAAAAGCTCTGCTCTGGCTCATAGCTGCGATCAGATTAAACATCGTGTCATTGACGATGGTCGCAGCATCCACAACCGTCGGTATCCCGATTGAGATCACCGGAACCCCTAGACTCTTTTTATTCAGGCCGTGTCTGTGATTTCCAACTCCGCTGCCTGGGTTAATTCCGGTATCTGTAACCTGGATCGTCCGGTTTAACCTTTTGGTACTCCGCGCAGCTAACGCATCAATAACAATGACAATATCCGGTTTTGTCTCATCAATGATCCCGTGAATGATCTCAAGGCTTTCCATCCCCGTCTGTGCCATAACTCCCGGTACGATGCTGCTGATCCGGTTTACATTTTTTTCCCCGAATGCATATTTTCCATACTCTTTTATAATGTGTCTTGTGATAAACAGGTTGTCCACCACACGGGGGCCTAACGCATCTGGTGTAACTTCACGGTTTCCAAGTCCTACAACCAACACTGACATTTCTTCTTTTCTGTCCCGTATCAGCT
The Roseburia rectibacter DNA segment above includes these coding regions:
- a CDS encoding phosphatase PAP2 family protein; translation: MDALLHLDGNILLWIQEHVRNDMLTPVMKFITHLGDAGWIWIALTVLFLLLKKMRKTGLLMTCSLIGSLIINNLILKNLVARTRPYEAVDGLQRIIEAQKDLSFPSGHTGSSFAAAVVIFLTCPRKIGVPALLLAFLIMFSRLYVGVHYPTDVLAGMVTGTLIAVLVCAVYRRKFPDNDVQKF
- the spoIIP gene encoding stage II sporulation protein P, translated to MYAYRYRSLKKKKIKAAVWLWILLSAFIALLIQTDKSFLTKLGEEGAESCCEKVLEFYLPGLSYSIKDENEWSLVEKVIGVLFSEEDVNTESESYKTQIESDLSYETILAREAADENYVDEKTGKVIPSVGSADGTSLPDDEKEVENTKENVEEQDMAQDQTLKDTDSKEAAAVADGKVVTFAREKLDDFDYLIQNFYQVDNTTTIGSTQLNADALLGKDVRLSHDASTPQILIYHTHSQEGYADSVPGDASMTVVGVGDYLTELLTQKYGFSVIHHTGQYDVGDRDHAYAKAGPALEQILAENQSIEVVIDLHRDGVGDNTRLVTEQNGVQMAQVMFFNGLSRTTKTGDIEYLYNPYIADNLAVSFQMQLKAAEYYPGFTRRIYLKGYRYNMHYCPKTLLIEVGAQTNTLEEAKNAMVPLADLLNKVLTGPQ
- the gpr gene encoding GPR endopeptidase, yielding MYQIRTDLALETQEKMQEDHVDLKGVRFLEEKVDKNITISTVVIETENGAKTMGKPKGTYITIEAGNMDEEDEDYHREISVQLAQIIRKLIRDRKEEMSVLVVGLGNREVTPDALGPRVVDNLFITRHIIKEYGKYAFGEKNVNRISSIVPGVMAQTGMESLEIIHGIIDETKPDIVIVIDALAARSTKRLNRTIQVTDTGINPGSGVGNHRHGLNKKSLGVPVISIGIPTVVDAATIVNDTMFNLIAAMSQSRAFDKLGDSLKELNDGEKYELIRELLSPNLNAMFVTPKDIDESVKRLSFTISEGINIAFMGEMLPV